TGATTTGATACCGCAGCTCAATCAATTTTTTAGAGACTGGGATGGTCCAGGTTCTGTCAAACTAATTTTGAGATTGCGATTGACCCACGATTTTTTGACCAACATCGCTTTGATAAGAGCATTGAGATTTTTGATTTCCAATCATTTTTCAGAAAGTGTTATTCTCGAAACAGAAATTTCGGCGATTCATTCCAGAGAAGATCCATTTCAAGGGCAAATTACTCAATCCGTCCAACAGCTTTCTGCCATTATTGCTGGTCCGGATACCTTGTGGGTGCGTTCAAATCCAATGGATAATGATGTTCAATTTAAACAATGGCTGAGGACATCATTGCATACTTTACATATTTTAAAGGAGGAGAGCTTTATGGATTTGGTGGAAGACCCCGTCAAGGGATCCTTTTATATCGAAGATCTGACACAAAAAATTTACTTATTATTTTTAGCCCATTCGCCAATTAAATGAAGCAATATATAAGAAAAATACTTGTAGCCAATAGGGGAGAAATAGCTTTGAGGGTCATGCGGACTGCAAAAAAATTGGGTATTCAGACGGTGGCAGTTTTTAGTGAAGTCGATCGTAGATCACCCCATGTATTGGCCGCAGATGAAGCAGTTTTTATTGGAGCAGCTCCTTCCCGCGAATCTTACCTGAACATGGACAAATTGGTGAAGGCAGCTCTGGATACTCAGTCAGATGCCATTCATCCAGGTTATGGTTTTTTGAGTGAAAATTCTGAATTTGTCCGAAAAGTAAAAAATGCCGGACTGATTTTTATTGGCCCTCCCGCTGAGGCAATGGATCAAATGGGCTCTAAAATTGCCGCTAAGCAAACGGCAGCAAGACTGAATATTCCCCTGGTACCCGGAACCGAGAAAGCGATCAGTGGCTTGGAAGAAGCCAAAGCCATTTCCGAATCTACAGGTTTTCCATTACTGATCAAAGCGAGCGCTGGAGGTGGGGGTAAGGGAATGAGATTGGTGGAGTCCATGGATGAGCTGGAGGAACAATTGAGACAAGCATCCAGTGAAGCTTTGTCTGCGTTTGGAGATGGTTCCGTTTTTATTGAAAAATTTGTGAGAAGGCCGAGACACATTGAACTACAAGTTTTTTGTGATTCACATGGGCAAGGTATTTATCTTTTTGAAAGAGAATGCAGCATTCAACGGCGACATCAAAAAATTATTGAAGAAGCTCCATCCTCTTGTTTGTCTGAGCAACATAGAGAAAGGATGGGAAAGGATGCGGTCAGATTGGCATTGGGTTGCAATTATGTAGGAGCCGGGACAGTGGAGTTTCTGGTGGATGAAAACCTGAACTATTATTTTCTCGAAATGAACACAAGACTCCAGGTGGAGCATCCCGTTACCGAAATGATCACCGGGCTCGATCTGGTAGAATTGCAAATTAGAATAGCAGAAGGAGATCCGCTTCCATTTCACCAATCCGATTTAAAAATAAAGGGGCATTCCATTGAAGTCAGAATCTGTGCAGAGGACTCGAGAAACTATTTTTATCCAAGTATTGGGACTTTGAGCACCTACAATCCACCGACTTCAGAATTTATTCGGGTCGATGACAGTTATACCCAGGGTATGACAATTCCAATAGAGTATGACCCAATGATTGGTAAGTTAATCGTCCATGCAAAAGACAGGCAGGAAGCAATACAGCGAATGATCATGGCCATCCGAGATTTTGAAATCGAGGGTGTTGAAACTACCTTACCTTTTTGTGAATTTGTCTTACGTCATCCTGATTTTATATCAGGAAACTTTGATACCGGATTTGTTGAAAAATACCACAAAGATTATTTAGAAGAAAAGGAGGATCCAGTCAGAATCAAGGCAATTGCTCTTATGGCAAGTAAGATCTGGACTGAGAAGACTTCCAATGCGCAATTTCTTTTGAAATCAAAAAGCAATTGGCAAAACAAAAATATGAGGTAAACCTATCGCAAGAACATTGAATAATGCATAATCCTGAAAATATTGAAATTAAAAAGGAATTTGGACCTTCTGACAGGCCGGAAGAATTTTCTGACCATGTGGCGGGTTTAATACCCTTTTTACGTGGACCCTATCCTTCCATGTACATTACCCAACCATGGACCATCAGGCAATATGCAGGTTTTTCAAATGCGAAAGATAGTAATACATTTTATAGAAAGAATCTAGCGGCAGGCCAAAAAGGCCTCTCTGTAGCCTTTGATTTGGCCACGCACAGAGGATATGATTCGGATCATCCAAGAGTCAGTGGTGATGTGGGAAAAGCGGGTGTTGCGATAGACACAGTCGAAGACATGAAGTTGCTTTTTGATTCCATTCCTTTGGATCAGATGTCTGTTTCAATGACGATGAATGGTGCCGTTCTGCCCATAATGGCTTTTTATATCGTAGCAGCTGAAGAACAGGGTGTTGCTTCTGAAAAACTCAGCGGTACCATCCAAAATGACATATTGAAAGAATTCATGGTGAGAAATACCTACATCTATCCGCCGGAAGCTTCCATGCGAATTGTGTCTGATATCTTTGCGTATTGCGCTAAGTTCTTGCCGAAATTTAATTGTATTAGTGTAAGTGGATATCACATGCACGAAGCTGGTGCACCGGCTGATCTGGAATTGGCTTATACCCTGGCAGATGGCTTAGAGTACATTCGGACTGGTCTTAAGGCGGGCTTGGGAATCGATGATTTTGCCCCCAGGATTTCCTTCTTTTGGGGGATAGGAATGAATTTCTTCATGGAAATCGCAAAATTGAGAGCGGCCCGTTTATTGTGGTCAGAAATGATATCGAAATTCAATCCACAAAACCCAAAGTCTTTGGCATTGCGTACCCACTGTCAAACCAGCGGATGGAGTCTGACCGAGCAGGATCCTGTAAACAACA
This window of the Saprospiraceae bacterium genome carries:
- a CDS encoding acetyl-CoA carboxylase biotin carboxylase subunit — protein: MKQYIRKILVANRGEIALRVMRTAKKLGIQTVAVFSEVDRRSPHVLAADEAVFIGAAPSRESYLNMDKLVKAALDTQSDAIHPGYGFLSENSEFVRKVKNAGLIFIGPPAEAMDQMGSKIAAKQTAARLNIPLVPGTEKAISGLEEAKAISESTGFPLLIKASAGGGGKGMRLVESMDELEEQLRQASSEALSAFGDGSVFIEKFVRRPRHIELQVFCDSHGQGIYLFERECSIQRRHQKIIEEAPSSCLSEQHRERMGKDAVRLALGCNYVGAGTVEFLVDENLNYYFLEMNTRLQVEHPVTEMITGLDLVELQIRIAEGDPLPFHQSDLKIKGHSIEVRICAEDSRNYFYPSIGTLSTYNPPTSEFIRVDDSYTQGMTIPIEYDPMIGKLIVHAKDRQEAIQRMIMAIRDFEIEGVETTLPFCEFVLRHPDFISGNFDTGFVEKYHKDYLEEKEDPVRIKAIALMASKIWTEKTSNAQFLLKSKSNWQNKNMR